The DNA window GAGCGCGAAGGTCAGCGTGCAGCAGCGCGCCTGGCAGAGAGGGAGGCGGGCGGCACAGTCGATCGGGGGTGGGCTCTCCAGCGCGTATTTGTCCGGGATGTCGCTCACCTCGATGCTGGCCTCGCTGGCGGAGCGCGCGTTCTCGCGGAGGATGGTGAGGCGCTTGCGCTTCTCGTACGTGTCGAGGGGCAAGGTGCCTTCACCGATCAGCGCCTCGGTGAGGGCATTGAGCGAGGCCGAGAGCTCGGCGACGCGCGCCTGGGTCTGCGCTTGCAGGAGGTGCATGAAGCGGAGGGCGCCTTCGAGGTCCTCCGGCGGGGGAGGCACGGGGCGCCCGTCCGCCGCAGCGACGCTGGCTGCGCGGGAGGTCGGATGCCCGGTCGAGGGATCGCTCGTCGGCTCTGCTTCGTCGCGTTTCACTCAGCCTCCTGCCTTGAAGTCTTCCGCGCGGGCGCGCTCGGGATCCGTGGGGCGGGCGTTGGTCAGGCGTGCTCCGGTGAGGTCCGCGGCGTCGCGTCGGATGCGGTGCAGGTTGCTTCCGGAGAGGTCGGCGCCCCGCAGGTCGGCGCCCTCGAGGCGCGCGTGGGAGAGGTCGGCATGAATGAACACCGCGTCGCGAAGGCTGGCGCTCCGCAGGTCGGCGGCCTCGAAGCGGGCTTTGGCGAAGCTGGCGCGATCGGCCCGCGCTTTCCGCAGCGTGGCGCGGTCGAAGGCGGCGTCGTCGAGCGCGGCCTCGCGCAGGTCGGCGTCGTCCAGGCAAGCGTCGGACAGATTCGCCAGGAGGCCCACGAGGCGCATCATGCGCGCCCCGCGCAAGCTCGCCCCGGCGAAGCTCGTCTGGCGGGCGGTGACCTTGGACAGGTTGGCTCCATCCAGCATGGCGCCGGAGAAGGTGCTGTCCGTCAGATCGCAGCCGGAGAAGTCGACCTGGTCTGCGCGGGCGCCGTCGAGGAGCGTCTGGATGATGGCGGCGCCCGCGACGCGGGTCTGCCGCAGATCCACGCCGCTCAGCACCGCTTTGAAGAGCCGTGCGCCGCGCAGATCCGCCTGCTCCAGGCGGCACTCGACGAGCTGCGCCGCCCTGAGGTCGGCGCCGGTGAGCACGGCGCCGGAGAGGTTGGCGCCACGCAGGTCCGTTCCCTCGAAGACGCTCTCTGCGAAGCGCGCACGCGCGAGGGTCGCGCCGGCGAGGTGGGTCCTCGTCAGGAGGCAGCCCTCCAGGGAGGCGTCCGTCAGATCGGCGCTCGTCAGGTCGGCGCCGGCGAGGTTCGAGCGCGAGAGACGAGCGGTAGTGAGGTCGGCGCCCGCGAGCGAGGCCTCGGAGAGGTCGGAGCCAGCGAGCTGGGCTCCGCGGAGGCGAGCCTCCGAGAGCAGGGCGCCGGTGAGGCGGACGCGCTCCAGGCTCGCCCCCTCCAGGTCGGCGCCGGCGAGATCGGCCCCG is part of the Chondromyces crocatus genome and encodes:
- a CDS encoding pentapeptide repeat-containing protein — protein: MIRSRAELEARLAEGARLDGEILEGIDLGGLVADHADFRGTVWRRCVARGAQLRGASFRGCSFSAVDFAGADLSGADLTGVTAVWDAAGAPSRFERATLTGATLTGADLSGVLLAGANLEGAHLARATLARSAARGAVFRGALVSDANLSNADLSGAVLDDADFTGARLEGADLTTASARATGFQKATLTSAKLERASLVGAVLTGARLVGTRLVETDLSGADLAGADLEGASLERVRLTGALLSEARLRGAQLAGSDLSEASLAGADLTTARLSRSNLAGADLTSADLTDASLEGCLLTRTHLAGATLARARFAESVFEGTDLRGANLSGAVLTGADLRAAQLVECRLEQADLRGARLFKAVLSGVDLRQTRVAGAAIIQTLLDGARADQVDFSGCDLTDSTFSGAMLDGANLSKVTARQTSFAGASLRGARMMRLVGLLANLSDACLDDADLREAALDDAAFDRATLRKARADRASFAKARFEAADLRSASLRDAVFIHADLSHARLEGADLRGADLSGSNLHRIRRDAADLTGARLTNARPTDPERARAEDFKAGG
- a CDS encoding YkgJ family cysteine cluster protein, whose protein sequence is MKRDEAEPTSDPSTGHPTSRAASVAAADGRPVPPPPEDLEGALRFMHLLQAQTQARVAELSASLNALTEALIGEGTLPLDTYEKRKRLTILRENARSASEASIEVSDIPDKYALESPPPIDCAARLPLCQARCCTLTFALSVQDLDERVVRWNYARPYRIAQGPDGRCVHNEAGGCSIYEHRPGVCRSYDCREDRRIWLDFEQRVPAP